From the genome of Lotus japonicus ecotype B-129 chromosome 6, LjGifu_v1.2, one region includes:
- the LOC130724132 gene encoding uncharacterized protein LOC130724132 yields the protein MASYYKSIMLAFFFIAISLSSMDIGLAARHLLQTSPTLPKPALPTLPPIPTFPTQGNLPPLPTTIPSLPTIPTNIPTLPKFTLPPLPAVTSLPNFPTIPTTMPSIPFFSPPPSTTTP from the coding sequence ATGGCCTCCTACTACAAGTCCATCATGTTGGCTTTCTTTTTCATTGCTATTTCCTTGTCAAGCATGGACATTGGCCTAGCAGCTCGCCATCTTCTGCAGACAAGTCCAACTCTGCCAAAACCAGCATTGCCAACTCTGCCTCCAATTCCAACATTCCCTACTCAGGGAAATCTTCCACCATTGCCAACTACAATCCCATCTCTTCCTACAATTCCCACTAATATTCCAACTCTTCCAAAGTTCACTCTGCCGCCACTTCCTGCAGTCACTTCACTCCCAAATTTTCCCACAATCCCAACCACTATGCCCTCCATCCCTTTCTTCTCTCCACCACCTTCCACAACCACCCCCTGA